The Mercurialis annua linkage group LG8, ddMerAnnu1.2, whole genome shotgun sequence genome window below encodes:
- the LOC126661154 gene encoding cell number regulator 2-like yields MYGEINDYNQQPNYRAEHGPNPGGAANPSPVESYAAAAPPAYASYFSTSMHMRRPPSTRVEWSTGLCHCCDDPANCVITCFCPCITFGQIAEIVNRGSTSCAESGAIYALFMALGGFACLYSCFYRSKMRGQYDLEEAPCVDCLVHFCCETCALCQEYRELNKKHGFDMGIGWEANMDIRKRSVTVAPIVASGMTR; encoded by the exons ATGTATGGAGAAATAAATGATTACAACCAGCAACCTAATTATAGAGCTGAGCATGGCCCTAATCCAGGAGGAGCTGCGAACCCAAGTCCTGTAGAATCATATGCAGCGGCGGCTCCACCGGCGTATGCATCGTATTTCTCGACCAGTATGCATATGCGCCGGCCACCTTCAACTCGAGTGGAGTGGTCTACTGGTCTTTGCCACTGCTGTGATGATCCAGCTAATT gtgTGATCACTTGCTTCTGCCCATGCATCACCTTTGGACAGATTGCTGAGATTGTAAACAGAGGATCTACAT CTTGCGCGGAAAGTGGAGCCATATACGCGCTATTTATGGCTTTGGGCGGATTTGCATGCTTATATTCGTGTTTTTATCGGTCGAAAATGAGGGGGCAATACGACTTGGAGGAAGCACCATGTGTGGACTGCCTAGTTCATTTCTGCTGTGAGACTTGCGCTCTCTGTCAAGAGTATAGGGAACTCAATAAGAAACATGGTTTTGACATGGGAATAG GTTGGGAGGCCAATATGGATATACGAAAACGCAGCGTTACGGTGGCTCCTATTGTGGCGTCTGGAATGACAAGATGA